Proteins found in one Muntiacus reevesi chromosome 2, mMunRee1.1, whole genome shotgun sequence genomic segment:
- the ATP5MF gene encoding ATP synthase subunit f, mitochondrial: protein MASVVPLKEKKLLEVKLGELPSWILMRDFTPSGIAGAFQRGYYRYYNKYVNVKKGSIAGLSMVLAAYVFFNYCRSYKELKHERLRKYH, encoded by the exons ATGGCGTCAGTCG TACCACTGAAGGAGAAGAAGCTCCTGGAAGTCAAACTAGGGGAGCTGCCAAGCTGGATACTGATGCGGGATTTCACCCCTTCGGGCATCGCTGGAGCATTTCAAAGAG GCTACTATCGGTATTACAACAAGTACGTGAACGTGAAGAAAGGGAGCATCGCGGGGCTCTCCATGGTGCTGGCGGCCTACGTGTTTTTCAACTACTGCCGCTCTTACAAGGAGCTCA AGCACGAGCGGCTACGCAAGTACCACTGA